The genomic window ATCTGGCGCTGGGGAGGTGCCCGGCCGACCGACCGGCAGCTGCCGGTGCAGCGGGTAGGGGAGCCGGGGAGGGGGCTGCGAGCCTGCGATGCTGCGTCGCGCGTCGCGCCGTCGCCGCGTCGGGGTGCGGCGGGTGGGGTGGGTGTGGCCGTGTGGGGGGCGTGGGGTGTTAGGGTTTGGGAGGGGGTATAGGTGTGGGGGGCTGGGCCTCTTAGCAGGCCGGCTGGCCGGGCCACTACCGGGCCGCCTCTTGGAccgggccgtgcccgtgccgtgccgcgGGCCTGGAGGgcggcctaggcatggcctgGTGCCTCGGACCGGGCCGGCACGGGCACGGTGACCACCGGGACGTGCCGTGCTCGGGCCGGGCCATCGGGCCGCGGGCTGCATGTACACATATACTCGCTTGCGGCTCTTCTGGGTGAAACTGCGGTGGTGCCGCGAGATCAGTGAAGCTCGATATCAAAATTCAAAATCTACCAAGGATACTTAGAGTAATTTATTGTCACCTGCCCTGAACCGGTGGGTAAGTTAGCCCTCTTGCTaatcttgtttttgtttttttaaaggtTAGCCCTCTCGATCAGGCTCGTTTGGATCATGCAAGTCGCATGACGCAACGAATCAACCTGAACTACGGTAAGATTGGACGCTAGCTAACATTTTTCTTCCTGAAACCTTCTGCCGGAAACTGAAGTGTTTCTGGCAGGAACGGCTAGGACTCGCGTCATCTGTCATCGCTTGACATCCCAAGTCCAAACGTGCCAGAGCTCTGTAGCGTACAACAATCGGTGAAGCACAGGAGCTCTCTGCAAGCACAGAGTAGCATAGCAGAGACTGCAAGCAAGCAAGCAGAAGAAGTGCAGGTACGAGAGCACCGACCGAACAGGATGATCCTTAGGATTTGGGACTGGAGGTCTGGAGGCGGAGGAGATGggcagatggcagcaccagcacGAAAGGAATTGACGATGCCAAGGTGCCGTAGCGGCGGCCGGGCGAGCCGCTTTTTTTGGGGGGCATGCAACGCGAGTGGTGGCCTCGCGTTGTCGCGCTAGCTCCACGGACACATGGCCTCCTACTGCTACGGGCCTTCGGCACATGCATGCCCGTCATCGTACTCCTCGTCTGGTCTCTGTCGCTTGGCTCGCTTCCAAAGCGAGATCCATAGGCCGTTCACTTCATTGAAAAAACGAGAGGAAACACTGTTCTTGTTGATTTATTGTGATtaaaaaaataagttgaaaaaataaattataagagaaacgaacgaGACCCTATTCATTCCACCCCCTCTTTCAGTCTCTCTCTGGActagaagaggtggtccctcggATATCCGTATCGTGGAGATGGACCAACGATCGATCTTCTTCTCTTCTCTCTGTACGAGCCGAAAACAAAGAAGGTGTTTCAGTTGGCTTCGGCAGCTGCTTTATCTTCACCAAGTGCCACAGAAAAATGTCCTCCTACAAATAGTCCATGcaaaagcaaaagaaaaagaaaaagaaagaaaaacagcGGCAGCAGAATCGTGAGGCGAGGCCGGCTGCGCGAGAAAGGCGTGCGTGGACGGGACGTCGGGACCGGGAGCAACGAGCGAGGGAAGGAAGAAGACAAGACCACCTGGCTGGCTGTCAGGATCCGCCGGATCACCACGCGGTTCCCGTCTTGGCGTCATCATCTGCGGCTGGTGCGGCCCTGTGGTGGCCTCACGAGGGAAACGTGGGCGCCCGGCCCCGGCGTGGGAGAGCCATCGACCGTGATCGCCTGATCGGTGAGGTGGACACCAGTGGCGATGAGGAGATCGACGGGACGGCACCGGGGCCGGTTTGTTGGTTGGTTGTGCTGGCCGCTGGGCGGGGGTCGCCATGATCGCCGGGATTGTACCCACGCAGATGCAGCAGGATCGGCAGGCCGAGGCCCGGGGCATGGCAGCCGCGGATGGGGGCGGTGGTCCACCGGATACGTTACGCGCGGACCGACCGGTCAGTGGCCTCAACAGTTGCGTTAGTGCTGCCTGGCCAGCTGGCCTGGTGCGCCGGATCCGGTCGGGTCACCGGATCACGAGTCAGGTCGGCCTTCCACCCTTTCGATTTCCGTTATGGCGTTATCCGTGAGGAGTAGCATTTAGAGAAATTCTAGAATGGTTGGAAAAAAGATGGGTCATTCACCGGACGAGATCGAAGGGTGAAAAAAATAGAAGGTTAACCATTGTAAAAATAAAAGATGAAAGAACCTGGAGGTTAACCATTGTAAAAGATCTCTAGCATTTTAATAAAGGTTCTTTTAACAGGACTCTATTCTTCGACTACCCGTGAAGTCCTATACCAAACTAAAGTAAAAGAAAGCGGTTCTGCTCCTTGAAGCCACTATCTGTTCCTCTTGAAAATACTCCCACAAGCCGTTTTGCCAGATCTTTTCCAAAGTGTTTTAGCTCCACCAAAGTAGCTAGCAAACTaaatataaatttgatcaaattttaaatagtttgacttagcACAATTCTAGAAAAAATCGATTTATCTTGGATAGAGTACAGTAATAAACTTGTATGTTGGTCTAGCATGTTCAGTCCCCTGTTATTTGTCTCTGAATCTGGCCCTTTTACGTTTTGATCACTCACACCGGCAATACATAGGACTGTAGTCTGTAACTGTCGTCATTCGATGTGCGTGTGACTTGGCTCGCTCATTACAGAATCTGGTAATGGCAGACGGGGGTACGTGTGTTGCCAAGTCGCTGCTGCTGGCccatctgtccagaaatgatagGTGTATTATACTCCCTTCGGTCCATTTTATCTGACGTAAGTTAGAATGACATGGTCTTTTAAATTATATTTTGACAATTCAtttgctttatattatattatttatgtttataaacttataatcattggatagtataattccttataaatctaatcatataaagtttATATTATAGTAATTAAAAATTATTAGCCTAATTATTGGTCACagttttaaagtttaaatcttgaTATACGTGTGCGCCAGATAAAATGGACCGGATGGAGTATtagagaaaaagtcaaaatttacAAAGTTTGACTAACAATTAGTTAAATTATGCGCAAGTTTGGAGCATAAAACTTACACCAATAAATTTGTGTTCAAACTGGCTCTAGGATGATATTAATTTAGCCATTGTCTATACTATAAGAGAAATTACGGATCGAAATATATTTTGTATGACTTTTCTTATGGTCAGATACGTCTATCATTTATGGACGGAGCCTCTGTACACTACCGTGCTATGAAGACGACTTACGTTCCGGGGCCGTGGAAGGTAGAGACGGTCTTCTAGTAGTCTTTCTAGACCCTGGACTTGGAGTTTGTCCGGTGCCGGCGTTTTCGGAGACCTGGTGGTTTGGACTGTGTGACCACACGATCGGGGTGAACGCGACGGTGCCCAGGCAAAGCGTACGTACATGCCGCGACGCGTTCACGGTTCACACCCTGTGATGACCGTGACCCCGTCGCAACAACGTTAATTTGGTCCTTGTCCGAACGGATGCAAGTCACGCCGCCGGATCCGCCATGATCTGCTTTCTCGGCCTGACGAATCCGGGCCGGGAGCGTGCTGCTGATCTCGTCAAGTCCTGCCGGGGTGGGACGGGGATGATGTCACGTCGCTTCCTACAGCTACAGCCCGGCTCGAACTGGTGAGACACGGCAGCGCTGCCTCTGCTCTGCCTGCGTGTCAAGTTTCAGCAAAGCTTCGGAGGTGCGGTGCACTGTGCACACATGACATCCTGAACGCATGGAATCAACACGTATGGGCGTATGGATACTGCTACTTACTGCACATGTCACTCTCTCCGCGCGCTCCGGACTCCATCCATCCTCCAACTGTCCAACCGCGGATGCAATGCGACTGACGTGCAGTGCTGCTTTCTCTGTCACACTCTACAAGGCAGATCCGCAGAAGCAGATTTTTCTCACAGAAACTGGAGAATGGCACGGCTCCAACCGTACAAAAATACGGCAGGTAGAGAGGTACTAGGCGCAAAGGCGTGCACCCTTTCGCGAGGCTCGTTACAGCCGATTGGCCGCGGAATACGTGTACGTATCGGTTTAACGTAGCGCGACAGCTGACAGGGCACTCTTCGTTTCAGGgtaagcaaggaagaaaaggcttgCCCTTTTCCGCTGCACTCAGATTTCGTATGATCCAAGAGTTGGTGCCGAGTCTACGAGCAGATCTTTGGGAGTACGAGAGTTGCTAGACAAAGTGATCCCAAATGAGGAAGGACGATCTGACTTTATGCACATACAGcccgttcgctggttgatttcagcTAGGCttatcaaccagccaacagtgtttttctctcacaacgaaccAGCACCAGTCGagtttatcagcccagaaaccaactaaCGAACAGGTGATTAAAAACATGTACGGGCAGGGTGGTTGTTAAGCTCTAGTACGTCAGATGACCAGATCTAACAAGGCAGCCCAAATGGGCGTGTCCTAGTGCCAAACAAAGTAGTTGCACGACGTACGACAACCACAATTGCCAGAACAATTGGGTGCCAAAGTAAATAAAGCAGGACAAGACACGAAACAAAAGAAGGGCTGTACAAAGCGTTGGTAGAGTTAAGCACTCATATCCAAATCGGCCAGGTATGATTTAAAGTCGCCACAAAATCTTGACCTAATAGGATGGCCCTTGAGGCATGTGCTTCTGCTCCACTTCCTGCAACGGTGGTTGTCAAGCTCAAGCAGAGAAATCACATGTCGTCTTGGAATTTTTCTAGAGCTGCCAATCGATGGCAGATAGCCCCAGCTTCTCTAAGATCTGGTTTGTTTTAGAAAAGTGCCTGGGAATCATGAAACCACAGTAGCACGTGAGAAAAGATTCAAGGATAATTACAGCAAAAGCTAGTAGCACTTCATTTATTTGGATTGGGCTCCATGAACAGGATTTGAGATGCTGAGGAGATCATATCGACGTTCCATGTATCAGGTGACTCAGCTAATGCACCCACGGTTGTAACCATTAGCGCTAGTAAGTGAAAAGGCAAAAGTAACATCAAGTTGGCAAAAATCTAGACAGGACATGACGGCCAAAAGCAATGTACCGGCAATAGCATTACATGCGGTGCTGGTGGAGTTCAATATTTTTTTCATAGGATAAATCATTATAAACCCACTGCACTTCAGCAATAGCAGAGACACCAGCCGTCTGTTTAGAATCCATACGGTATAGAATGAAATAAGTACTATTGTGGCcaacaaaacaatcaattcaACAATATACATGATAGGAACCTTCATTAATTTTGCTACCAAAGTGTCATCATATATACATTTTTTATCTGTTTTGTTTGTTTTCTTTGGGGGTGACTGGGTGAGGTTGAGTCCTTTTCTAGTCAGGAAAACAGTATTGGAGGAAGAGGAAGTTTATTCAGTGAGAAGAAACAAACCTGCATCCAAAGAAACCCCTGTTTGCAGACAGGCCTGATGGATGAGCAGATTTCAAAATGTGATGTTTTGTTTCATCAATCAATCTGCAACGCACAAACATACACCCTATGAATTGCATAATGTTTTTTTGAAggaaatggcaggagctctgccgctcaattaagtaGGAAATGAAACACATAATATTCAAtttgaaaggaaaaaaaatatgTCTGGTCATGCTCTGAGCTGGAACTTGAGCTCAAGTCTACCAGAAGTAGAATAAAGCCTCTACCTTGTCTTAGATTGAGCAGAATTTCCCCAAAGAAGGAACACTAATCCTGATTTCTTTTGTGATACAGTCTTAATGACTGCATCTGTAAACTGCTCCCATCCTTTCTTGGCATGTGAGTTGGCTTGATGCTCCCTCACTGGTAAGACAAGCTAGTCTTTCTATCACACAAGATATAATCCCCAAGAATGGAAATAACAGGTAGGAGTATGAATTTGAATAAAGCTAGAGGGAATCAAGATAACAAAGATGACAAGTTACAACACAGAACAGATCAAGGTTATGCTATTATAAACACTATGCTAAGCAAAAATTAGTCCGATATCATTGGCAAAATTGCATTTTGACCACTTGTCATTCTCACCGCTCTATGGTCTTTTGATAACATAAGGCTTCAGACATGGTATATTGGCAACTTTTCTCTTGAACTTGGGTTACTCTAAAAATTCCCTAATGTTGTCATACGTACTTGATTCAACATGGCTGAAGGATTACAACTTTATAAGGAATCAAGCTGGAGGATTTAGTGGCAAGGCTGGAGAAGCTCTCACTGATGGCTGGTGTTTCCTGACTCACAACCTGTCAGTCCATTCTAGAGAGCCCCGGTCTCTGGGGAAGAAGATGGCCATCTCTGATGAAGAACAGACAATGGGAATGGTACACTCCGAGCCGTGTGCCAATCTCATGCAGAAATGTATGTAGTTTGGTGTTATCACTAAAAGGATCTGTTCTGCATGTGGGTGTGAGCTACGATGGTAGCTGTTCTTTCGCTTAGTTTCTATTATATGCTGACTGGGCCTAGACCTACAGCAAATGTATGAACCGGATCAATGCTGTACTCTGGTCCTTCTGGTAATGCACAGCACCACATGCAGGGGCTATTTTCCATGGAACTCTAAAAAAAACTTTACAAGGAATGTGCAGATAACACAATTGTCATTGGAAATAAAATAGCTGTATAGAATCATGGCTGTTGTCACATTATGTTATGCTTTCAGCAGGGATCATTCAGAGGAGTGTTGCTAGTGCACATTAAGTTTACAGAAAAAATAAATAACTTGATATCACAGAAAATCGACAGGTAGTAACTAGTAAGGTTCCCTTAGTGGAGACAGGAGCATCTTTGGGGATGAGCCTTCGTCCCAGTGGTAAGCTCCCAAGTGCGGGGAGGACCGACGAGGGTTTGATCCCCCGCACAGCACACCCCTGGTGTGTAACAAACACCATGCAGAGACAAGGCAAATCTAAGCCTACATTTAGGAGCGATTACaggagtgaactaaataaaaagaataaaagatgATTCAGAATCTTCCAAGGCTCAATCATGTGTGCAGAAATATAATTTGAATCAAGCTACAGGAATGCATAATAATACTGAATAGAGTTGCAACTAGAAGAACAGAGTGAGACACATTTAAGTTGAACCACAACATAAATGTAGTCATATAAAACAGCTCACAATAACACAGTTTGGTTAAGATTGTAGATTTTGATAAGAATCAAGGGGGGTAAGGAGATCTTTTATTCTAATGGAGGAAATAATCATACCAGTTAGGACGGTATTGAGCATAAGAACACCCTGCATCATACACATGTTGTTTGTTCTAAATTAATAAATATTTCAAGAAGCAAAGATGAGTGAAAAAAAATGGCATCATGTGACAAATACATTTTCATAGGTAACTATGTAAGGAGGTAAAGGAATAGGTGGATAGGAACACCATAATTTTTGTTTACCCCTCAGTTTAAGTACTAAATCAATTTGACCACAGCAGCTACTTTATTTTCTAAATTTTTATACTGCTAACTGCTACCCTGTTATTTAAGATTTCACACCACCTTCTTAACACATTCTAGTGAACACACTTAGCTATTAATAGCCAAATCAGGAAATTAAATAATTCAATAGCGTCCGTATCACATCAAGCTTGTGCTAGAAACATACAAATTGATGTTCGATTCTTGTTACATTATAAGATACATGATGTTAAGTCAATACTAGCAGATTCTTTGTATTTAATACTCACTGCGAGAGTATAACACTTTTTCTCCTTGTAAATTGTTGTCCCCTAATAATTCATGATATATCAATGTATAATTGCATATATCCTCTTTTGCAACAAGATTGAATATTAAATAATGTTACCTGCACGGCCCATCTTTCCAAATTTCCATGTGATGGCACAGTGCAGCCTAGGTCTTTTTCGAGCTCTTTAAAAATGTTACCTAAGCTAGAAGGTATTTTTATCCCCTCCGGTACTGAGAAAGACAACCCCATGGCCTGACCAGGGCCATGGTATGGATCCTGAAAAGCAGGCATGCTACAGTATGAGCACTGAGGAATAATAGATGCATTTTAAACTTGACAGGTGAAACGTGGTTTATGTCGTAGATGACAAATGCAATGCAAACCTATTGCAAACAAGATGAGGTATCTAAGTAGATTTGAGTACGACGAGAAAAACATATGGTTTGTTCAACACCCAATGCACCAGACTATAAAGTGTAACCCAATAAAAGCTGAATGGAAGGGTGAGGCAATAAATAGTAGCATTTTGACAATAATTCTAGTACAAATCAGGCTAGCAGCATGACAGGAAAACAAACCACATACATGGACATTATGGCATCCAAAACCATGCAATAAGTTCAAACAAAGCAAAAACACAAGCAGCATATGCTCAAATCAATCATCAGGAGCTAAcagatcttgttgcatagtaaaaGACACGAGTATTTCCAACATGTGTGATTGGTCTATCCATGTTTTGGTTTATCGTGAGTCAGACAACACCAACATTGGATAACAGTCAGACAAACTGAGCCCTCTTTACACATCGAAtaatcaaataaaaaagtggGTGTTGCACTACCAGAACTGTGACACATTACCACTGCATAATAAGAAGGGTTGGTATATTGGACAAAATCAGACTGTGATGCTTAATATCCGTGATAGAAGGATACAAAAAAAAGGAATATGCCCTTGGAATCACTTGATGTGCCAATGCTAATGAAAGTAgaccaagaaaaaaaaaattcccACATCATTCTAGAACAAAAATAGACCACTACTGTAACTAAATGATCATCCAAGCAATTAGCCAACCCCTGAGTGCAGTACAGATAccacaaaccatgcatctattcACGATTCCATTACAAATTTCCCCA from Miscanthus floridulus cultivar M001 chromosome 11, ASM1932011v1, whole genome shotgun sequence includes these protein-coding regions:
- the LOC136494089 gene encoding uracil-DNA glycosylase, mitochondrial-like isoform X1, yielding MAPSPPTPTAPKTIADFFARPAKRLRAGTAAPAASLSSNSSPSSLSPEQRRRADTNLALARARRNLRLAESKAQASGGAPKLEELLVEETWAEALHGELRKPYALELCRFVAHERLHGPLPVYPPPHLVFHALNATPFDRVKAVIIGQDPYHGPGQAMGLSFSVPEGIKIPSSLGNIFKELEKDLGCTVPSHGNLERWAVQGVLMLNTVLTVREHQANSHAKKGWEQFTDAVIKTVSQKKSGLVFLLWGNSAQSKTRLIDETKHHILKSAHPSGLSANRGFFGCRHFSKTNQILEKLGLSAIDWQL